In one window of Gadus chalcogrammus isolate NIFS_2021 chromosome 12, NIFS_Gcha_1.0, whole genome shotgun sequence DNA:
- the xxylt1 gene encoding xyloside xylosyltransferase 1, which translates to MGILRVVVCTMGRISTFRSYQLILLLAAALAVVAFYYFGSERQNFSSTTKRIKQSQASHNANRNDADLTLDTRLTPHTHEHDEEEDGGEGGEDTSSLSDPHFHVLMMFTKIDKSRSLQEKFRVAMLSMVKHGDFLEEEVLVLHFVSDQASQELGQRMLQEVLLDATFQYEVVFHDVVDLTHKLFPIVEAMQKHFSAGSGAYYSDAIFFLSVAMHHIMPQSLSRIVQVDLDLKYRTNIRDLFKQFDHFPPGAVLGITREMQPVYRHTFWQYRKENPKTKVGEPPPDGLPGFNSGVMLLDLKAMRASALYNQLLEPGNVAKLADQYRFRGHLGDQDFFSMIGMEHPQLFYALACGWNRQLCTWWREHGYGDVFQLYYRCDGPVYIFHGNCNTAIPDD; encoded by the exons ATGGGCATACTGAGAGTGGTGGTCTGTACCATGGGAAGGATCAGCACCTTTAGATCTTACCAGTTGATCCTTCTTCTGGCTGCAGCACTGGCTGTGGTAGCTTTCTACTACTTTGGTTCAGAGAGGCAAAACTTCTCGAGCACAACCAAGCGGATCAAACAAAGCCAGGCTAGCCACAACGCCAACAGAAACGATGCTGACCTCACTCTGGACACCAGACTCACCCCGCACACCCACGAacacgacgaggaggaggacggcggggagggaggggaagacacAAGCTCGCTGTCGGACCCGCACTTCCACGTTCTCATGATGTTCACCAAGATAGACAAGAGCCGGAGCCTGCAGGAGAAGTTCAGGGTGGCCATGCTGTCCATGGTGAAGCACGGGGACTTCCTCGAGGAAGAGGTGCTGGTGCTCCATTTTGTGAGTGACCAAGCGAGCCAAGAACTGGGCCAGCGGATGCTTCAGGAGGTTCTGCTGGACGCAACGTTCCAGTATGAG GTGGTGTTCCATGACGTGGTAGATCTCACCCACAAGCTGTTCCCTATTGTGGAGGCCATGCAGAAGCACTTCAGCGCAGGCTCTGGGGCCTACTACAGTGATGCCATCTTCTTCCTTTCTGTGGCCATGCATCACATTATGCCTCAAA GCCTGTCGCGGATCGTTCAGGTGGACCTGGACCTAAAGTACAGGACCAACATCAGGGACCTCTTCAAGCAGTTTGACCACTTTCCCCCCGGGGCGGTCCTGGGCATCACCAGGGAGATGCAGCCGGTCTACAG acacaccttCTGGCAGTACCGCAAGGAGAACCCCAAGACCAAGGTGGGAGAACCCCCTCCGGACGGCCTGCCGGGCTTCAACAGCGGCGTGATGCTCCTGGACCTGAAGGCCATGCGGGCCTCGGCCCTCTACAACCAGCTCCTGGAGCCCGGGAACGTGGCCAAGCTGGCGGACCAGTACCGCTTCAGGGGCCACCTGGGGGACCAGGACTTCTTCTCCATGATCGGCATGGAGCACCCGCAGCTCTTCTACGCCCTGGCGTGCGGCTGGAACCGGCAGCTGTGCACCTGGTGGCGGGAGCACGGCTACGGGGACGTGTTCCAGCTGTACTACCGCTGCGACGGCCCCGTGTACATCTTCCACGGGAACTGTAACACGGCCATCCCGGACGACTGA